Proteins from a single region of Terriglobus sp. TAA 43:
- a CDS encoding NarK/NasA family nitrate transporter, with protein sequence MASAKAFLRSGHPPTLFAAFLYFDFSFAVWVLNGAMGPFITEQFHLSPAQTGLMVSIPTMAGALMRFPLGVLGQYIGRKSAAIIEMLTIIAALMYGFFFVHTFSNVLAMGVLLGTAGASFGVALSLGAGWFPKEYKGLAMGIAGAGNSGTALAAFFAPRLAKVYGWSNVYGVAALFMLLPLLTMIIFAKEPPDKEHQTLGQHLKCLVEADGWYFNLIYIITFGGFLGLATFLPSLFVSQFHMAKTEAGTLTMMATLLGSATRVLGGWLSDKIGGITTLSVVFLVAIAGIFGLTTSPSLAATTLLFMLCFAALGAGNGATFQLVPLRWPLTTAIAGGMIGEIGALGGSILPNVLGISKQKTGSFSAGFAIYAVFAIAVLVVMRLVARRWTRTWVGKGGRAMSPAPDSSEVIVPVSPAIAV encoded by the coding sequence ATGGCCAGCGCAAAGGCGTTCTTACGTTCCGGACATCCACCAACTCTCTTCGCAGCGTTCCTGTACTTTGACTTCAGCTTTGCTGTCTGGGTCCTCAATGGTGCCATGGGGCCATTCATTACCGAGCAGTTTCATCTTTCCCCTGCACAGACAGGGTTGATGGTTTCCATACCCACCATGGCAGGGGCATTGATGCGCTTCCCGTTGGGTGTGCTTGGTCAGTACATCGGACGTAAAAGTGCGGCCATCATCGAGATGCTCACCATCATTGCGGCGTTGATGTATGGCTTCTTTTTTGTCCATACATTTTCAAACGTCCTCGCGATGGGCGTCTTGTTGGGAACCGCAGGCGCTAGCTTCGGTGTCGCACTATCACTTGGAGCAGGATGGTTTCCGAAAGAATACAAGGGCCTCGCGATGGGGATTGCGGGAGCAGGGAATAGCGGAACAGCGCTTGCTGCCTTCTTCGCACCGCGTCTCGCGAAGGTCTACGGATGGTCGAACGTATACGGCGTCGCTGCGCTCTTCATGCTCTTGCCTCTGTTAACCATGATCATCTTTGCGAAGGAACCACCTGACAAAGAGCACCAGACTCTAGGGCAGCACCTCAAGTGTCTTGTGGAGGCCGATGGCTGGTACTTCAACCTGATCTACATCATCACGTTTGGCGGCTTCCTGGGACTCGCAACATTCCTGCCCTCGTTGTTTGTGTCGCAGTTCCACATGGCAAAAACGGAGGCTGGCACGTTGACCATGATGGCAACGCTGCTGGGAAGCGCGACACGTGTGTTGGGCGGTTGGTTGTCCGATAAGATCGGCGGGATTACGACGCTCTCCGTTGTCTTTCTCGTAGCCATCGCGGGCATCTTTGGTCTTACGACATCCCCATCGTTGGCCGCGACAACACTTCTCTTCATGTTGTGCTTTGCGGCGTTGGGTGCTGGTAACGGCGCGACCTTTCAGCTCGTTCCGTTGCGGTGGCCACTCACGACGGCGATTGCGGGCGGCATGATTGGTGAGATCGGCGCACTTGGGGGAAGCATCCTGCCCAATGTACTTGGCATCTCGAAGCAAAAGACCGGTTCCTTCTCAGCAGGCTTTGCTATCTATGCAGTGTTCGCAATCGCGGTGTTGGTCGTGATGCGGCTCGTTGCCCGACGTTGGACACGAACATGGGTTGGAAAGGGCGGAAGAGCGATGTCTCCTGCACCTGACAGCTCTGAGGTGATTGTTCCCGTAAGTCCCGCGATCGCGGTCTGA
- a CDS encoding alginate export family protein — MLRLSLTQRIHNLDYMLDLGQSAELALPTDAVSSVAAQGQLGLGGTYYAANSNNAYPAAASFRQGYLRYHFHNDFDSVRVGRFEFFDGQEGTPKDTSVRWLQTNRVAQRLVGNFGFSNGQRSFDGIDVKVGNKGWDMTAMAGRVTQGVFNMNANPELNVDIQYASYSHSVGQHAILRGFGLGYHDGRTGIAKTDNRSAAARALDHSNIRIGTYGGDLVAAIPVGRAALDFVVWGAGQSGHWGLLDHSAGAVAIEGGLKLSTVSSMPWVRGGYFRSTGDNNPNDGKHNTFFQILPTPRVYARDPFYNLMNSTDSFMQMVDTPGKKVEIRSDLHFLQLTSNQDLWYQGGGAFDSKVFGYTGRPSNGHNSFSSLFDISTDYAVTPRVSLAAYYAHAYGKTVIAGTYPRMRDSNYGYLELNYRFQKHL; from the coding sequence TTGCTGCGTCTTTCCCTGACGCAGCGAATACATAACCTGGATTACATGTTGGACCTTGGACAAAGTGCAGAGTTGGCTCTTCCCACCGATGCTGTCTCTTCCGTGGCGGCACAAGGACAGCTTGGACTTGGTGGCACGTATTACGCCGCGAACAGTAACAATGCCTACCCGGCTGCGGCATCGTTTCGGCAGGGCTACCTTCGCTATCACTTTCACAATGACTTCGATTCCGTCCGTGTTGGTCGTTTTGAGTTCTTCGACGGACAGGAGGGAACGCCGAAGGATACATCCGTTCGATGGCTACAAACCAATCGCGTCGCACAACGTCTTGTTGGCAATTTTGGATTTTCGAACGGCCAGAGATCCTTCGACGGTATCGATGTGAAGGTCGGAAACAAAGGGTGGGATATGACGGCTATGGCTGGCCGCGTCACCCAAGGTGTCTTCAATATGAACGCCAATCCCGAACTTAACGTTGATATTCAGTATGCGTCGTACTCTCACTCAGTCGGACAGCATGCAATACTCCGTGGCTTTGGCCTCGGCTATCACGACGGACGCACCGGGATTGCCAAGACAGATAACCGCTCCGCGGCAGCAAGAGCTTTGGATCATTCAAACATTCGCATCGGGACCTATGGTGGGGATCTTGTTGCTGCGATCCCCGTGGGGAGAGCGGCTCTGGATTTCGTGGTGTGGGGCGCAGGGCAGAGTGGCCATTGGGGATTATTGGATCACTCTGCCGGCGCTGTTGCGATCGAAGGTGGTCTGAAACTAAGTACCGTGTCATCCATGCCGTGGGTGCGTGGAGGCTATTTCCGCTCGACTGGCGACAACAATCCCAACGATGGGAAACACAACACGTTCTTTCAGATCCTCCCAACGCCGCGAGTGTATGCACGCGATCCGTTCTATAACCTGATGAATTCCACCGACAGCTTCATGCAGATGGTCGACACTCCGGGGAAGAAGGTGGAGATCCGAAGTGATCTCCATTTCCTGCAGCTCACGTCGAACCAGGACCTCTGGTATCAGGGCGGAGGTGCCTTTGATTCCAAAGTCTTTGGATACACAGGGCGCCCATCGAATGGACACAACAGCTTTTCGTCTCTCTTCGACATCAGCACAGATTATGCAGTGACGCCTCGTGTTTCACTCGCTGCCTACTATGCACATGCGTATGGAAAGACGGTTATTGCGGGAACGTATCCGCGTATGCGTGACTCGAACTATGGCTATCTGGAATTGAACTATAGGTTCCAAAAACATCTTTAA